The genomic region CGACGCACCTGCGCGCAGAAGCGAAGCGCATCCTGCCGCGAATGCCGCCGCTTCATGCGCTTCAGGATCAGGTCGTCGCCTGACTGCAGCGACAGATGCAGATGCGGCATCAGCCGCGCATCCTCAGCGATGGCGTCGAGCAGGTCGTCATCCGCCTCGATCGAATCGATCGAGGAGATGCGCAGGCGCTTGAGCTCGGGCACATGGCGCAGGATCTGCTTGGTCAGCATGCCGAGCTTGGGCGCACCGGGAAGGTCCGCACCATAGCTGGTGAGATCGACCCCGGTCAGCACGATCTCGGCATGGCCGCGCTCGGCCAGGGTGCGCACCTGATCGACCACCGCGCCCATCGGCACCGAGCGCGAATTGCCGCGGCCGAACGGGATGATGCAGAAGGTGCAGCGATGGTCACAGCCGTTCTGCACCTGCACGAACACGCGCGGCAGGCCGCTCGCATAGCCGTCGACGAGATGCGGCGCCATCTCCGTCACCGCCATGATATCGCTGACAGCGATCTTCTCGTCGGCATCGATGTCGAAAGCATCGCGCGCCTTCCGCCACGCTTCGCCGCGCATCTTGTCGTCATTGCCGACGACACGATCGACCTCGGCCATGTCGGCGAACATCGCAGCCTGCGTCTGCGCCGCGCAGCCGGTGACCACGATGCGCGCCTCGGGGCGCTCGCGCTTCAACTTGCGGATCGACTGGCGCGCCTGCGCCACCGCCTCGTTGGTGACGGCGCAGCTGTTGATGACGATTGTGTCGGAGAGCCCTGCGGCTTCCGCTTTGCTGCGAATTACCTCGGCCTCGAAGGCATTGAGGCGGCAGCCGAAGGTGACGATGTCGACGGCCATCAGGCGGCCGGCGCGAACAGCGCCGGATCGAAGGTGCCCTCATATTCGAAGGTCGCCGTGCCCGTCATCAGCACGTGATCGTCGCGCTCGCGCCATTCGATGCCGAGCTTGCCGCCGGGCAATGTGATCTCGACCTTGCGCTCGGCACGCTTCAGCCGCGCGGCGGCAACGGCCGTGGCACAGGCCGCCGACCCGCAGGCCTTGGTCAGGCCGGCACCGCGCTCCCAGGTGCGGATCGTGATGTGCTCGCGATCGACGATATGAGCGAGCGTGATATTGGCGCGCTCGGGGAAGATCGGATGGTTTTCCAAGAGCGGACCGAAGCGGCCGAGATCGTAGGCGTTGACGTCCTCGACCCAGAACACGGCGTGCGGATTGCCCATGCTCACCACTGAGGGCGAATGCAGGATCGGATTGTCGATCGGCCCGATCTGCAATTCGATGTAGCGGGTATCGCGAAACTCTTCCGCCAGAGGAATGTCCTGCCAGCCGAACTTCGGTGCGCCCAT from Bradyrhizobium sp. CB1015 harbors:
- the dapF gene encoding diaminopimelate epimerase, producing MSALANHAFAKMNGIGNEIVVVDLRDSAAKVTPDDARAVASANGGVAYDQLMVLSRPRLDGTEAFISIYNNDGSEAGACGNGMRCVVRRIFEKTGQTSATFETAAGLLNAWQGPAPDLYTVDMGAPKFGWQDIPLAEEFRDTRYIELQIGPIDNPILHSPSVVSMGNPHAVFWVEDVNAYDLGRFGPLLENHPIFPERANITLAHIVDREHITIRTWERGAGLTKACGSAACATAVAAARLKRAERKVEITLPGGKLGIEWRERDDHVLMTGTATFEYEGTFDPALFAPAA
- the mtaB gene encoding tRNA (N(6)-L-threonylcarbamoyladenosine(37)-C(2))-methylthiotransferase MtaB; the protein is MAVDIVTFGCRLNAFEAEVIRSKAEAAGLSDTIVINSCAVTNEAVAQARQSIRKLKRERPEARIVVTGCAAQTQAAMFADMAEVDRVVGNDDKMRGEAWRKARDAFDIDADEKIAVSDIMAVTEMAPHLVDGYASGLPRVFVQVQNGCDHRCTFCIIPFGRGNSRSVPMGAVVDQVRTLAERGHAEIVLTGVDLTSYGADLPGAPKLGMLTKQILRHVPELKRLRISSIDSIEADDDLLDAIAEDARLMPHLHLSLQSGDDLILKRMKRRHSRQDALRFCAQVRRLRPDIVFGADIIAGFPTETEQMFSRSLDLVEQCGLTFLHVFPYSPRPGTPAARMPQVAGPEIKARAKRLRAAGEAALLQRLQAEIGAMREVLIESDGQGRTEHYLPVAIAGERVGSIVPRLIAGVDGERLTT